The following nucleotide sequence is from Calonectris borealis chromosome 5, bCalBor7.hap1.2, whole genome shotgun sequence.
ACGCAGCCGCCGCATCTCTGCCGCTTGCCGAGTCGAGGGGCCACCCTGGAGACGAACCCAATTCCATTTCACTGCCCATTGAAAGGCTGAAATACGACGTTTTTAAGCATCCTCCCCCGCATCCCCGGAGCTGCTTCCCCACTGCCTGCCtggccagggatggggacccccctgccccgtccctgtattttgctttggtttttggtGGTGTTTCGTTTTAGCAAGCTCGGGATAAGGCAGCGGGATGGAGCGCCGGGCTGGCACGGCGGCAGGGGGTGGCTGTATCATACGGGAGCTACTTACGGCTTTGCCGTAGCAGAGTTGAACCACAAAAAGCAGGAGCGGCAgctgaatattaaataaaagatttgacttttatttaaaataaaatgcatttgtacATAGTCTTGAAACCACAGACTACAGGAACGCAACACTGGTTATTCCTCGGCATTAAGTGGGGCAGGAGATGGCTCCCCGTTAGCGTTAACGCTGCGCTGGCTTAACGAACGGGGAGGTCCTGGCCCCAGGTATCAGTTATCGAGGGTGTTGTGGTGCAGCTCTGAAATCCTATTTAACTTAGATAAAAATTTACTGGACTGAAAttaggttttttgggttttttttgtttcttggttaCTCCCCTTACTCCTTACAGGCATACTATAGTTAATGCTGATACACCAGATCTATGCAATATTCTAGCTGGCTTGTGAGACTAGTTAAAAAAACTGTACAATTTTATAAAATTTGTGTTTTTTACATTAGTTACACAAAACCTATACTTCATAGACCTTTACTTCATATTGTAATGAAAAAGTTTGCATATCATAGGCAGAACAGTGACTATGCTGGTGAATACTAAAAGTGTCATAATACAATatggtgtaaaaataaaataaaattaaaaaaaaaaaaaagacaatataaatGATTATCAAAAGGCAAGTTAACAAATAAAACCAAGCTATAACAGACTAACAGAAGATCATCTTCGAGGCCACACACAACTCTCTTCCAAGTCATGTCAGGCACCTGCAGCAGTCCCGGTGCGTGTAGTGTGAAAGGAGAGATGGCAATTCTGCTTATGGGTAGGACGACTTCAAAACAGGTCAAATGTACagaataaaaaacacaaaaaaagaagaaagaaaacactcatGCATTAAACATGATAAATAGACTTCATATAGGTTAAGCCCTGGATGGCTTTACAAGAAGATGGCTTAGAGTTCTCTTAGAAAATTGGCTGTTTTAAGTCAGTCAAACTTTATCCTGATCTGCCCATCAGATTCTGTATCTAAAGGCCAGCGGCACCATCCCCTGGCCCAGATACGGTCTTGTTATAGCAAATTAACAGAAGTGCTCATTAGTGCACACAGATTAACTGGTCTGGTAATGCAAAAAttttcatgataaaaaaaaaaaaaaaaagatacatttcaagCTTACTTTATTAAGCAGCATATTTcaaagaacagctttttaaagttaaatattaaTATGGCCATGGGGTTTCCTCTCGGTGTACAGTACATGGGACTCACACCCAACCACTGGTCAGTTTGTAGAACATCTCTTCATCTAAACTCTCATTCTGATCTTTCGCTCGCGTCGACAAGAAGATGTAGCCGCCGATGAACTCGTGAACCACTTTGCAATCCACCTCCGTGCAAATGAAGGACACCCGAACGTCATCTGCAAACTCCACCGTCACCTAGAGGGCAAAGCCACAGGGGTTAGCCCCGCCGGCGCCTTCCCAAAGGAGTTACACCGACGCACGCTCTTCCCTTCCgccttattttgcttttctgttaaaCCAGATGCCTTTTCCGTTGCCTAAGCAAAAAACAGCAACGTAAATGATgatttggactcgatgatccatacgggtcccttccaactggagatattctatgattccatgatgcAATGATTATTGTTAAAATGTTTAGAGAAAtaccttttattgcttttaagaattattttatttactattttatttatttactttaattatCATTATACCCTTTATTCTCCCGTGACTCAGAGATAATTACCCATCATGTTTGCACCTCTCGGCAGTCAGCACGTGGCGACATCCTCTTTGCTTCAAGTGAAACAGAGACCGGGCACAGACCTGTCGAGGGCTggaatttctttccagttttcccTGCGAGTGTATTCCGGTTTTGTAAGTTGAAGTTTGGCCGTAGAAATGCTTTATGGGGGTTGGGAGTGACTGAATAGACTGTCCATTTATTGATGCCCGTTATTTTTTTGTCCCCCCATCACTGACAGctctgcgggagggaggggggttcCCAGCAGAGTATCCGAGCCGAATAATTGGGATAACGGGGCTTGCAACTGGGTCAAAACAAAGACTCGGAGGCAGAGGGGAAGCTGAATAATTTCTCCAGCAACTCTTAACGCGCCGCAAACCGCAGGAGAACAGCCCTCGTATCCCTGGCAATTTTCATCGGGTGTTGTGCTGAAAAGGACCACAAAAGGTTTGTGTATCCAAATGTAACGGTCGGGTAAAAGCCCATCTTGGAGCCTAGTGAAgggtctgctgttgcttttcatcACTTGCATGAAAATCTGAGCCGTActtcaaataaaatgaattttagtACGGATAAGACCCAGTACATTTAGGTTAGGATCCAGCCTGAGCACCAGTTCTGCACTTTGATTTTATTTAGCTGCCTTTGAGTGGGTGTTCAGAGACCAGAGAAAATCGTTACGCATTAAGTGTGTAACTGGCTGCGTTAAAGaaagattcttttatttttcttctttttaagggTCATACTCAACTCTACCAGCAGTTAGGACAAGCTCTGCTAGATCTCCAAGGAGAgtggaaaagggaggaggagaaactgTATTCCATTAACGCAGCTGGATGGGACACGCTTTAGTGATGTGAAACCCTGACTTTTTAAAAGCCGACTTACAGAGTCAACTTAAAAAAACCCGAGAGCAGCGTCCTCCTCACGTAACAGGAGCGGGGGAAGCGGCCGAGGTGTAAAACACGGGCTCACCATTTTAATCTCCCAGTTCACGTTCCACTGCTTCATGTTGCTGAACCGCCAGGTTTTGACGGCGTCGCCCGTGCTGGCGTCCATCCGTATCAGCCGGTTGTAGGCGATGCCGATCAGCTCCTCCTTCTTGCCCCCCTGGAACCTGCGACACGGCGAGGGATTAATAAATGCACGCCCGCGATACACGGCTACGCGTGTTAAGTTCAGCAGCTGAGTTAACTTATAAAGTCAGTTTTATAAGTCGATGCAATTAACGCTTTTAATTTCAGTCCCAGTGCAACTTCTACAGCTAAGGATGTGCTGCATATTTAACGTACTCCATGTATTTATTCATGAaattcctcctgccctgcccagcgGACCCACCGACCTTGCAATGAAATGCGTGATGCCGAACTCCGGCAGCGACTGCCAGGCTTGAATAAACCTCATCTTCGCCTCGATGAGACTCATCTGAGCAACGTTCTGGTGGGCTTCCAGGATGCGTGCCGTGATCTGCGGGCGGCGAGACACACCGGCTTTAGGCGAGGGGGCTCGTTAGCGGCATCACGACTGTCACGCGAACGGGTAACGACTCGGGAGGCATTTGGGAGCCAGCGCGGTTACGAACAACGCAGATAATTGATAATTTCTACCCTGAGGTCTTATTTCAGCTACGACTGCTCAAAGCCTGCGACCACGGCTGGTAAACGTGGAGCTGCTTTTGCTTCGTATCTCCAGACatataaaagcaaatatagatCTGAGCTGTCTGGAGGCAAAGAGCCGCTCAGGCTCATTTAGTTTAAGACGCAGGATGTGAGCAAACGGCGGGGCAAATTTCTGGTGTAGGGTTTCTAGTTTCGCAGCATAAATCACTGGGGACCATTATAAAAACCAAACAGGGCCCAAGTTTCTCCAGGGGGATGCGGGTTTTGTTagttttttcattgctgttctcCAAACCAAAGGGGTTCTAGACTATTTTAAGTTTTATCTTaaatttatcttaattttattGTTGCTGTCACTTACCAAGTCTCTTACATAGCCTGGCTGTAGATGGCAaggcgaaaaaaaaaaagaaaaggaggcagaaagaaaaaaaagcaatcagaaatatggcaacaaagcaaagaaaaagtgtAAATTAACTGCAAACCAaagttcaagcaaaaaaaaaccacatgcacCATTTCTTAGGCAGAGAAGCAGCCAAAGTGAACGTAAGGACGGAGAGGGGACAAGCGAGCAGAGATTCGCCCCTCGTGCCGGCCCTGCCTGAGCACCGCTGCGGTCCCGGCTGACCGGCATCGTGTAGAGATGGTTTTGGTCCCGCTGGTGGATGAAGGGGAGGGTGAAGCTGCCGGCTCAGAGGAGAATTCGTGTCCTCACGCTCCTCTCCATGCCTCTGCGCAAACTCAAACCCACTTACTCGCAGGGGAAGCTCAACGGGAAGCTCGAAAACTCGCTGTGGGCCGTTAGCTCCTTTTATTTGAGATACGCAGAGAAACgatggggatgctgctggggtaAGGAGCGGCTGGAGGAGAACATCAGCCGGAGCACGCAGGGCTGCGGAGGGAGGTGGCCTTGCCCTGAGGGTGGACAACCCCGGGGGCTTCCTGGGGATGCATCTGCCCTTGCAAGCCGGCTGAACGCTGCTCCGACACCGAACCCCAGCGAGGCACCTGAGTGCTGTGAATAggtttattttggggtttgggtttttttgcatttaggATTTGGCGCTCCCCGAACCCAAGCTGCCAACCCTACGCGGCTGCAAGGGCACGTGGAGACAAACGTCACCCGAGCGGGTCTGGGGCCGGTGTGGGACCAAGCGCCTTTGTAAATCCTCCAGCAAGGCCCACTGCCAGTTCCCATTTCGACACTGTTTGCGGGCTGCgcgacctcctcctcctcctcctcacccagtGCCGGCGCACGGAGGGACCCTCGCGGCCGAATTCCTTGCATTCCCGCAGCTtccatccccctgtccctcccagCCGTGCCGGCATGCGTGCCGCTGGCAAACATCCTCCGCTGCTGCAAGCTCTGCTTCTGGCCACAGAGGAAAAGCCTAAATCTGCTGTTTAGCCGATGTCTATAGGGGACCCGGCGTTTGCATCGTGGCCGCCGGCCCGGCTTGGAGCAGGGCGAGGGCTCATGCCCGTCCCCACGGTTCGATGGAGGTTATTTTTATAACGAGGATACCTGCATGGTAAGCAAGTTCTGCGAGCTAATATTTTTCCAGGTGCCTCCATTTTACTGAGTTCAAGCCTAGAAGGTATTATATATGTTAAAATGGTATATTTATGCAGCCTCTCCTCCATCCAAGTGGATATAAAGGCTTATTCAGAAGAATAATAAGGGCTATATAAAATATAACTCCACTGCCAGGAAATCATCGTGCTGTGCCAATAAAAAGTtatatttttcctgcttctctgacTTGCAGCCTTCTTTTGGGTTTGGAGAAATCGTATCTAGCCACAGCCAGCCCGACGCACACAGGCTGCAAAGCTACAGCTGAACGATTAAGTCACCGAAAGGCCACGGAGCAATGCCTTACTTATTTTTGCTGCCATCCTGCCATATAACGTCTTTCAGAAAGTCATGCATTTATTTCCAGCGCAGAACAGTTCAGCCCTGTCATGCACGGACCGAATGCAGCGCGGAGTTCAAGCACAAGTCACAGCAACTCAAAATGAAGCAATGTTTCAAGGACTGGCGTTTGGAAGTAGTGGAAAAGTAAAGAGAGAAATATGCAAACCGCATTACAGCCAAGTCTGGATAAAGCACTGCAAGCAACTACAACTCCACTGATCCTGAGGATTTCTGCACGGACTCTGTGCAAGGGAAGGGGTTTTAATCCCAGCACCGGGGACTGATTTCATCTCATCGCTGCTACATCTGCCCGGGGAGAGACGGGGGCGGCTGACCCATGCTTTGCTGCACCATCTCTCGGTATCAGCAGGGACAAAAACCATTCCCCTGTTTTAAACCATTccccatgtttttaaaataaatgtaaataaatttaaaatgtatgtaaaataaaTGGTTCCCTGCTGCTGAGGCTGTGTACATGCACCGTCGCATAATATACGGCATACTTAAGGTCGTGGGTGCCATCCCCAGGTGCTGGATCGAAACCACACATTTCAGTCGGCATTTCATTTTAGTAACCGCGTGCATCTGATTAAGTGACACCCGAAACACGTAGCATTAAACGCCGGCTACCGCCAAAACGGGTGCACGGTCAGCCCGGTCCAcaccaacaccaccaccacgccGGGAGAGCGGGCCAGCACCTACCTGCTTGTTCTTGTACTTTTTCAGGTAACGAGGAGAAACCAGACACTCGGGGTTAATGTCGGTGGTGATTTGTTCCGGGATCAGCTGCGGATCTGGGTTCAAATGCTGCATTTTCAGGAAGGAGAGGATGTTCTGTACTTCCATGCCGTAGGAGCTGTCGGCCATCGTCTTGCCCTTGGAGGCCAGGCGGCAGGCGGCCATCCAGCTGGCGTACTGCGTCTCCTGTCCCCCAAAACAGAGACCCGCGCCCGTCAGAGCTGTGGGGGTGCCACCTGCCCACCCCCCAAAAGAAAACCCCGGGGagcctttattttccttccaacCCCAGGAGACTCCAGCGCGCACAGAGACGGGCAGAAACCCAGCCAACGTGTAGACTGCAACCATGGGACAGAGCCAAGGGAGAGCCGATTTTCTACTGAACGTTGAGATCAGACACATGTGAGtgcattttgtgggttttttttaattaacagcagCTACACGGCACATCCCAGCGTGAGCTGATGGTGGGCAAAGGGCAAAGAGAGGGCCGGGCCAAGCTATAAACTTACATTATCGCAGCGAAGCCAGATTTCGTTCATTCCCTCCGCCACCGGAATCAGAAGTTTGATGTTAAACTTCTGACCAGAGATGTTCACGTCAGGGGTAACTTCACATCCTGCAATGAGGGAGCCACTGTTTAACGGGGCTGTGAAGAACTACgctttaaaaaggagaaagaaaaaaacaaaagaagggaaagaaaaagcaaagcactcCAACTAAAGGGTGTCCAACAGCATCTCAGTGCTGCAAAGGTCTTACACCGTGTCTTTGATGGAATAAACGCTCTACATAGCAGGGACAAAAACCGTGTCAGACGTCTCTTTTTCCAAGTGacaggaaaaaagggggaaaaaagcaagaccTGATCTGAAAGCAATGCAGCCAAAGCTAAAGCGTGCCTGCAGGATTCATCTCATCGGTCCTGCCTGGCCTTGCAAATGGACCTGACGGCTGGGAAATACTCTGTCACCCTGAAATTTTCATGAAAGGGTAGGAAAAGGTGGCAGGATGGGTGCTGACTCTCACCCTGAAACCCCtatatattattttgtttggCCGCATCGCTGCTATAGTCAGTGGCGAGGTGTGAGCATCCCGCTTTCCGTGTCTGGGGAGAACTACAAGCTGTTGTATAAACACCGGGAGTGACAAACTGAACCAGCCAAGTTAGCCTGGGCGCCGCTTCAACGCCGCCTCCgagattttttaaaagtgccGTCACAGCAGATATGTCAAAAGCTCCCAAAAAGGTCCTGCGGGCCGGGCTTCGCTCTGACTGCAGCCCGAGGTCGCTTGGCATCGCATCTGCTCCTGCCTccatgggttaaaaaaaaagagctttctgCTCATTTGGTGACTGCCGGAGCAGGAATGTTTAACGTGACGTAAGAAACACCAGCAGCCGTAGGAATTTAAAAACTCATGTGCAAGGCTCGCAGGGAGCGCTCGAGCGAGGCTGCTCACAACCAGCaccggggagaggaggaaaaaagaattaaaggcAGCGGAGGAAGAGAATGGTCTGTTCTCTCCAGCGCAGCATGTGCTCAAACTTACTCTCTGCTGTGGAAGTTAGTTCAATTCTTTTGGATAGCCACGACAAAACAGAGAACGGCAAGTTGCCTCCCCACGGTATTAGGGAGCTGGCGGCGCTTCCCCTTGGGGTCACACGTAGCACGTACTCACTTTCTAGAAGTCTAAGTACATGCCACGCTATCAAACCCAGTCACCCTCCGTCCTTTAAACGTATTTACCCAACCCTAGGATGGCATGCCAAGAAGATAAAGCAGTGGGAAAACAGGGTGCAAGAGGAGCAGCCTATTACGGGAATAAAATGCAACGGCGCTTACGCTTCTCTTACCTCTCAGGTTCATCTGGTGCGCAGGAGTCCCGTTGGATTCCTCTTTGCTTTTATAGCAGGAGATGGAGGTATCTTTGAAGGTGCACCAATACGGCTTGTAGCCTTTCAATGTCAGCTTCTTGGGCCTGCCAGACAGGTTGAGGGACAATTACTGTGCAAATCTGCAGTTTCCCAGGTGATATAAAGTTTGGTTTAAGCTCCTAAACCAAGCTGCTGCACCGAGAGGCTCGTTTCACCCTTGAAAACCTGGTGTCAGCAGCCTGGGGTATGCCCACCCCTGGGACAGTCCCTGCCTGGGAGCTCAGCCACCACCCACCATCTCTTCACTACAACGTTGGGTCAAGAAATTGAGCTACAATTGCAAATTTGGACTCTTCAATCCCATGGACGTCCCACTAATTTGCGGCAAGGTGGGGAGAGCTGAAGAACTGCATTACAAAAATAGACATGTCCATGAACCTTTGCAAAATATTCCTCTTCACCTGCCACATTAAACTGGAACCCCTTTGCTCGAGCTCTGAAAGGAAGCGGTACTTCTAAAAGACTTGTCAGTCAAGCACATGCATGAGTAgacttgttgttttctttttttaaatactccgCATCAGAAAAGGTTCAGTTCTTTTCCATGGAAAACATGGATTTTGCTTAACTCTGCAGAAGAACTGATGGCCCTGCAGGCCCACAGCAAAGCAAAGTGACCACCTGGCATGGTGGTACCCTGAGCCTGCTCATCCCACCACGAGCCCAGGACCTTCGCAGGGGTACAAGTTTCTGATTTTCTTAAACCCCTTTAAGTTCTAAACCTTATTCAAAGGCTGTATCTGCAGTTTCTCACTGCAATGCATTTCTTGCACCTCCGTCCCAGAAACAGCTGCTCAACCCTGATCTGTAGGGATCAAATATTGCTTGTCCTCCGGGTCTGCACTTCCATTTCCAAGCAAAAGCGTGCTGGGGGCTACTCGGGGAAATTagggaggtgggggagaaacACGGCGCCTGCCTGAACCGTGCTGCTCCCACACCTCTGACGGACATTGAGCTCGGGGcatctgctgcctcctcctgcctttgctggttttcctcctcctAAAGCCCTGGCACACACAGCCCTGTCCCTGCAAACTTTACAACCGCAATTTCTTTGGAAAGCTGCTTCCCACTACAGAAGAAGTCACCAACCCCCACCCGAGCCACCCTACATGTGAAAGTTTTGCCATCCTGTGCTTCGCGTCCTTCGCTACAGATGCTTTAATACATCTTCACTGTCTTGAGCTTTTTTGGGGGCTCCTTTAAATTGCAAGCAGGGCATTTTAGCTGGCACGGGCAGTAACCCGGctggcaggggagagagaaaCATCCCCAGTCTCTGCAGCAACACCAGGCACGTATAGGGACATATATACAGGACTCATATATAAGGCATACTAAGGACATTGCAGATCCTCCCCAGTGCAATCTGACAAGAGGCATGGCCAAAGCTGGGCCAGCTCCCAACATCATGTCATTTATGTTGGGTTTCTAGCAGTAAAACACCGCCtgaccctcatttttaggagcAAATGGCAATTCTGTGCTTCCCCGCCGTTGCAGGACAGCCTCAGATCCCAGCCTCAGGGTTCGGGCTTGTACCGGGCGAGGAATCGGCAGCTTCTTGCTGCTCCATCTCCTGCCCCACCAACTGGCATTTCAATTTGCAAGCAATTAGCTCCCCGAGTCGTGCCTAATTTTACTGGCAAATAAGCACATCAAAGGAAAGAgcaaggtttttgtttgtttgtttgttcaaaggaggagaaaacacCCACTCAGATGCAGGGCACAGGCTGCAGCCCTGAAACTTTGCCCCAATTAAGACAGACCGCAAGCCCAGACAGACGCGGAGACCTTATTAATTTGCCTTCCGAGAGGGAGAAAGAGTTTTTCAGAACAGAAGTGGTAGGTTCTGGCTCCAGAACCAAACAATTAACAAAATAAAGGCTTGTTCCAGAGCTATTTTGCTGCCTACTGCTCTTCTTCTATATCCTATAGCTATGCTGTGAAATCTCATCATTATTTCCAGTTTCTAGAACTTTCACCGTAACCCCCGCCGCAGCAGGCAGTAAATTGCAAAAAGACAGTCGCGGCTGCCAAAATGTTACTCAAAGTCCAGATGCTGCCGTTCCCGGTTTCCACATACCACCATCcaagttaaagcaaaataaaaaaaaaaaaaaaaaaccaccctaaatCCTGAGTGAGCTGGAAGAGGAGCAGAGTCAGCTTAACCTGCTCCTTTTGGCAAGCAGAGGGCAGACAGATCGGCATCCCGGCTGTTTATAATTCATCCAGCCTCTTGCAAACCAGGAGAAGTATCTGAGCAAGGTTTCTAGGTTTTACTCCTAATTTTAGGATGGCTTGATTACTTCATGGGCATTAATTGTGTTACAGAAATAATCCGGCACGCGCTGCTGGCTTTGGGATGTAGCAAGCTCTTCCGCAGGGATGCATACCTGCCGGGGCGGTGATAGTGGGAAAACACTCTGGGTTTTCTGTTTAAGAACTGATCAACTTCAGTATCAAATATTTTGAATAGTGTGAAATACTTAGTGATTGTGCTACGGGATAAagaagtaaaatgttttaatagCAAGAGAGTGGAGATGCTCTGAGCTGTGGTATTACACAGCGATTGCCGGGTGGCTTTTCACACGAGTGGTGTGCAGCAAGATCTTAAGGccaggagataaaaaaaaaaccagaatattaGGCAGTAGGACCATTAATTATTCATAGACATTACCAGTTTCACAAGCACCTCTTCCCATCAGCACTTACTTGAAGACTTTAATGTAGTCGGCGAGCTCCGGGATGGAAGTGATGTCACcctgaaaagaaaagatgatccCGTTCACCCGCCGGCCCGAGCGGAGCCGGGATGGTGGGTCCGGAGGGGAGGAATGCTGCGCAGGGGAGGAAGCCGGTGGCAGCTTCACCGGCCAACATCGGGGCTCAGGGGTCATGAAAACGCTCCTGAGAAAGCCTCATCCGCTTCACGGGAGAAGCAAGCGGAGAAAAATCTATCGCACAGAAGCGCTGTTcggaaaccagaggccgaggttttatttttctttgaggaATTCCTGCTGGAGCCAATTCCCACCCGCGAGGTCACCGGCGGTCACACCGGCTCGTGTTCGCACAGGgatttttctcctccctcagtTTTTCCTTATGCTCccaacaaaaggaaaagatgctgcTCTGCACCTCCACGGAGGACTGGGGAAGGGCTTTCTGACGGTCTAgaaaggttttttcccccagctttttaaaTATTGAGTTTACCTTCACATTTTGCACGAGCAAAATACACAGGGTGGCACTTGCAATTCCTACAAGCTCAAACTAAAGGGTTTTTCGCaggacagaaaaagcaaagactgCTCCAATCGCTTCCAGTAGCAAGACAGTTTACTCTCCGTCTGCAGTGAGCAATGCTGTTTATAGATACCacggggaaaaaaatgcagaatctaAACAAACAATCCAGTAATTGCCCATTATCCATATTCAATTACTCGAATGCATCTGGAAATGGCTACTGCTAGCAATCCCTACGGAAAGGGATGGAGTTTTTTTGATGAATCATTGTCGTCTTCAGTCCCATCTGGCAGGGACTGTTCCTTAGTACTGTGCTTCAAATCTGGTTTTGCAAAGAAATTATGAAAGATCTCTCGGCGATAAAAACTTGCCATTATTTCTGTCGCACCGAAGCAGCGCTGCTCTCCCTGTAGCGACTGGTTAATATTGTAAACCTCTGCCGTTATTAACGCTAGTAAAGCAGGCTAAGTATGGATGTTAACTTCAAAACGATCCTTcgtaaacacttaaaaaaatcgTATGAAGTGTAAGACTGGAAAATTTCAGGGATTTTAGGGTTTGAAAGAACTTAAAATGAAACTCAGAGACGGTATAAATGTGCAAAATGCCTGGAAAAGCTGTGCTGTGCCTCATCTGACCGGACCTACTCCTTTTTCTGCAGTTTAGTTTTTGggctttacatttttaaaggtgGAAAACCAGTGTTAAACCAgcatatcagaaaaaaacaatgaaaccCTCTGAAATACAGTCATAGCCCACTCCGGGCTGAAATCCAGTCTAATAAAAATAAGGTTTCATAAGCACaagttatttctgaaaatcaCGACAGCTGTTTTAGGTACTGTAAAACTTTGCCATGAATTAGAAACGGTGGAAGAGAAACCTCAGCATGAAGAATTCAGTATTTTGGCAAGTCAGTAGAGAGAacagaaaccaaattaattttaattttgttttccattatttcatCAGGAAGGTCGCTTGGTGCAGGGAGGGCGTTCAGTAAGATCCCGGCTCCTCCAGGACTTCTCCAACACCATTTGGTCTTATGATCCCAGTAGGAAAAATGCAATATTGCACTTGACTTCTGCAGCAATGCAGAGCTGGGCATGCGGGACGggctgagctctccctgctaaaATAACTGCAAACACCCAAAAAATAGAAGGCGGTCTTACAGCTTAAATGAAGCCTTTGGTTCAGTATGTGCACGTGCTCAAAGAGGTTTTTATGCCGCGTTGGGCTCAGAGCAGAGTTCAGCGCGGCCCCACGCCGGACACTGCCCGGGGTCCCTTCCCACAGAACTACCCCCcggtattttaaaaactattatttttaagaaaatattattgGGGTCTGTGTTCTGCATTGCTCCATTGGGCTGTGGGCAACTTCCTCATGCTGTAAGAGCAGGAatagaaaaaaagggagaggaaggaaataaaaaaggttgGATGCCTGGAAAAATTCCCAGCTCGGGATGATTATTCCTGCCTTGTGTGAGGTGAGGAGGGGACGTGCAAGCCACCCTGCCAGCGCGTGCCTGCAACCCTTACCAGGATCGTCGACGTTTTGCCACCCTCCAAAGTAATCTCCAGATCCGAGAGCGCAGCATCCACCTCATCCACCTCCTTGTCGCTGTTGTTCAGGTGGTTTTCCGAGGACATGATGGACAGCTTATTGATGTGGTACTGAAAGGCAAGGCACAGCATTTCACCGAGACGCTCCTGCGATCTGCAGGATGCCGCGGGCTCGTCACGACACAGCCACCACGCTTGGGAAG
It contains:
- the FERMT2 gene encoding fermitin family homolog 2 isoform X1, with product MALDGIRMPDGCYADGTWELSVHVTDLGRDVTLRVTGEIHIGGVMLRLVEKLDVKKDWSDHALWWEKKKTWLLKTHWTLDKYGIQADAKLQFTPQHKLLRLQLPNMKYVKVKVNFSDRVFKAVSDICKTFNIRHPEELSLLRKPRDPSKKKKKKLDDQCEDDAFELEGPLITPGSGTDILYIGPVKGNIYSSPGLYSKTMTPTYDAHDGSPLSPTSAWFGDSALSEGNPGILAVSQPVTSPESLAKMYKPQALLDKAKINQGWLDSSRSLMEQEVKENEALLLRFKYYSFFDLNPKYDAIRINQLYEQSKWAILLEEIECTEEEMMMFAALQYHINKLSIMSSENHLNNSDKEVDEVDAALSDLEITLEGGKTSTILGDITSIPELADYIKVFKPKKLTLKGYKPYWCTFKDTSISCYKSKEESNGTPAHQMNLRGCEVTPDVNISGQKFNIKLLIPVAEGMNEIWLRCDNETQYASWMAACRLASKGKTMADSSYGMEVQNILSFLKMQHLNPDPQLIPEQITTDINPECLVSPRYLKKYKNKQITARILEAHQNVAQMSLIEAKMRFIQAWQSLPEFGITHFIARFQGGKKEELIGIAYNRLIRMDASTGDAVKTWRFSNMKQWNVNWEIKMVTVEFADDVRVSFICTEVDCKVVHEFIGGYIFLSTRAKDQNESLDEEMFYKLTSGWV
- the FERMT2 gene encoding fermitin family homolog 2 isoform X2 gives rise to the protein MALDGIRMPDGCYADGTWELSVHVTDLGRDVTLRVTGEIHIGGVMLRLVEKLDVKKDWSDHALWWEKKKTWLLKTHWTLDKYGIQADAKLQFTPQHKLLRLQLPNMKYVKVKVNFSDRVFKAVSDICKTFNIRHPEELSLLRKPRDPSKKKKKKLDDQCEDDAFELEGPLITPGSGNIYSSPGLYSKTMTPTYDAHDGSPLSPTSAWFGDSALSEGNPGILAVSQPVTSPESLAKMYKPQALLDKAKINQGWLDSSRSLMEQEVKENEALLLRFKYYSFFDLNPKYDAIRINQLYEQSKWAILLEEIECTEEEMMMFAALQYHINKLSIMSSENHLNNSDKEVDEVDAALSDLEITLEGGKTSTILGDITSIPELADYIKVFKPKKLTLKGYKPYWCTFKDTSISCYKSKEESNGTPAHQMNLRGCEVTPDVNISGQKFNIKLLIPVAEGMNEIWLRCDNETQYASWMAACRLASKGKTMADSSYGMEVQNILSFLKMQHLNPDPQLIPEQITTDINPECLVSPRYLKKYKNKQITARILEAHQNVAQMSLIEAKMRFIQAWQSLPEFGITHFIARFQGGKKEELIGIAYNRLIRMDASTGDAVKTWRFSNMKQWNVNWEIKMVTVEFADDVRVSFICTEVDCKVVHEFIGGYIFLSTRAKDQNESLDEEMFYKLTSGWV
- the FERMT2 gene encoding fermitin family homolog 2 isoform X3, coding for MALDGIRMPDGCYADGTWELSVHVTDLGRDVTLRVTGEIHIGGVMLRLVEKLDVKKDWSDHALWWEKKKTWLLKTHWTLDKYGIQADAKLQFTPQHKLLRLQLPNMKYVKVKVNFSDRVFKAVSDICKTFNIRHPEELSLLRKPRDPSKKKKKKLDDQCEDDAFELEGPLITPGSGTDILYIGPVKGNIYSSPGLYSKTMTPTYDAHDGSPLSPTSAWFGDSALSEGNPGILAVSQPVTSPESLAKMYKPQALLDKAKINQGWLDSSRSLMEQEVKENEALLLRFKYYSFFDLNPKYDAIRINQLYEQSKWAILLEEIECTEEEMMMFAALQYHINKLSIMSSENHLNNSDKEVDEVDAALSDLEITLEGGKTSTILGDITSIPELADYIKVFKPKKLTLKGYKPYWCTFKDTSISCYKSKEESNGTPAHQMNLRGCEVTPDVNISGQKFNIKLLIPVAEGMNEIWLRCDNETQYASWMAACRLASKGKTMADSSYGMEVQNILSFLKMQHLNPDPQLIPEQITTDINPECLVSPRYLKKYKNKQITARILEAHQNVAQMSLIEAKMRFIQAWQSLPEFGITHFIARFQGGKKEELIGIAYNRLIRMDASTGDAVKTWRFSNMKQWNVNWEIKMGKLERNSSPRQVCARSLFHLKQRGCRHVLTAERCKHDG